In Nocardia asteroides, the following proteins share a genomic window:
- a CDS encoding pyridoxamine 5'-phosphate oxidase family protein, with product MPGKHVGSDGEHELQDTLGTTDRAERFYDDQVIDYLNPSMVEFVGRMDMAFISTADAHGECDASFRAGTPGFLHVIDERTIAYPEYRGNGVMASLGNILENPHVGILMIDFVRDLIGLHINGKARMVADSELRETVDDLPAAERGRASQVWVVVDVEEAYIHCRKHIPQMVPVARDRREWGTDNVRAKGGDYFGVKAGKQPAPAAAKAS from the coding sequence ATGCCCGGAAAACACGTCGGCAGCGACGGAGAGCACGAGCTTCAGGACACGTTGGGCACCACCGACCGGGCCGAACGTTTCTACGACGACCAGGTCATCGACTATCTCAATCCATCGATGGTCGAATTCGTCGGCCGGATGGACATGGCCTTCATCTCCACCGCCGACGCGCACGGCGAATGTGACGCCAGCTTCCGCGCGGGGACACCGGGGTTCCTGCACGTCATCGACGAACGCACGATTGCGTACCCCGAGTACCGGGGTAACGGGGTGATGGCCAGCCTCGGCAACATCCTCGAGAACCCGCACGTCGGGATTCTGATGATCGATTTCGTGCGCGACCTGATCGGCCTGCACATCAACGGCAAGGCGCGCATGGTTGCCGACAGTGAGCTACGCGAGACCGTCGACGATCTGCCCGCCGCGGAGCGAGGACGTGCCTCGCAGGTGTGGGTCGTCGTCGACGTGGAAGAGGCCTACATCCACTGCCGCAAGCACATTCCGCAGATGGTGCCCGTCGCACGGGACCGGCGCGAATGGGGCACCGACAACGTCCGGGCCAAGGGCGGCGACTACTTCGGCGTCAAGGCGGGCAAACAGCCCGCGCCCGCCGCCGCCAAGGCCAGCTGA
- a CDS encoding GtrA family protein: MHGGTRDRSRSLPHVQAQPHLPLPAEIPLVDEPGGTDVDLKTQIVRFTLTGGLSAIVDYGIYSLLLNLIGLPVSLAKAVGFVCGTTTAYLINRRWTFKAEPSRARFIAVVVLYAVTFAVQIGINAALYFALPGEWWRQPLAFVVAQGTATVINFVVQRAVIFKIK, from the coding sequence ATGCATGGCGGGACACGCGACCGGTCTCGTAGTCTTCCTCACGTGCAAGCCCAACCGCATCTGCCGCTTCCCGCCGAAATTCCGCTGGTCGACGAGCCCGGTGGAACCGACGTAGACCTGAAGACGCAGATCGTGCGGTTCACGCTCACCGGCGGCCTCTCGGCGATCGTCGACTACGGCATCTACAGCCTGCTGCTGAACCTGATCGGCCTGCCGGTGAGCCTGGCCAAGGCGGTCGGGTTCGTCTGCGGCACCACCACCGCGTACCTGATCAACCGGCGCTGGACGTTCAAGGCCGAGCCGAGCCGGGCCAGGTTCATCGCCGTCGTCGTGCTCTACGCGGTGACCTTCGCCGTGCAGATCGGCATCAACGCGGCGCTGTACTTCGCGCTGCCCGGAGAGTGGTGGCGGCAGCCGCTGGCGTTCGTCGTCGCGCAGGGCACCGCCACCGTCATCAACTTCGTCGTGCAGCGTGCGGTGATCTTCAAGATCAAGTAG
- a CDS encoding FAD-binding oxidoreductase, translated as MSENITTPAEQGAFATRTRTLTGWGRTAPTSAEVLSTSDPELIVQAVRMVAEDNDSKPAHLRRGVIPRGLGRSYGDNSQNAGGLVIDMPALNKIHRIDSASRLVDVDGGVNLDQLMKAALPFGLWVPVLPGTRQVTVGGAIGSDIHGKNHHSAGSFGNHVRSMDLLTADGEVRHITAGSDPELFWATIGGCGLTGIILRATIEMTPTETAYFIADGDVTTTLDETIAFHSDGSEGKYEYSSAWFDAIAPLPKLGRAAISRGNLAKLDQLPKKLQKDPLRFNGKTFFTLPDVFPNGLANKYTFGPIGEVWYRKSGTYRGKVQNLTQFYHPLDMLGEWNRGYGSNGFLQYQFVVPPESVEEFKRIIIDIQSSGFYSFLNVFKLFGPGNQAPLSFPMEGWNICVDFPISRGLNEFVTDLDRRVLEFGGRLYTAKDSRTTAETFHKMYPRIDEWIKVRRSVDPTGVFMSDMARRLELQ; from the coding sequence ATGTCCGAGAACATTACGACCCCCGCTGAGCAGGGCGCGTTCGCTACGCGGACCCGCACGCTCACCGGATGGGGTCGCACCGCACCCACCTCCGCCGAAGTGCTCTCGACCAGCGATCCCGAGTTGATCGTCCAGGCCGTGCGCATGGTCGCCGAGGACAACGACAGCAAGCCGGCGCACCTGCGACGCGGCGTGATCCCGCGTGGGCTCGGCCGCTCCTACGGCGACAACTCGCAGAACGCGGGTGGCCTGGTCATCGACATGCCCGCGCTGAACAAGATCCACCGGATCGACTCGGCCAGCCGGCTCGTCGACGTCGACGGTGGCGTGAATCTCGACCAGCTGATGAAGGCCGCCCTGCCGTTCGGCCTATGGGTGCCGGTGCTGCCCGGCACCCGGCAGGTCACCGTCGGTGGCGCCATCGGCTCCGACATCCACGGCAAGAACCACCACAGCGCGGGCAGCTTCGGCAACCACGTGCGCTCGATGGACCTGCTGACCGCCGACGGTGAGGTGCGTCACATCACCGCCGGGTCGGACCCCGAGCTGTTCTGGGCGACCATCGGCGGCTGCGGCCTCACCGGCATCATCCTGCGGGCCACCATCGAGATGACCCCCACCGAGACGGCGTACTTCATCGCCGACGGTGACGTCACCACGACGCTGGACGAGACCATCGCCTTCCACAGCGACGGCTCCGAGGGCAAGTACGAGTACAGCTCGGCCTGGTTCGACGCCATCGCCCCGCTGCCCAAGCTGGGCCGCGCCGCCATCTCGCGCGGCAACCTGGCCAAGCTCGACCAGCTGCCCAAGAAGCTGCAGAAGGACCCGCTGCGGTTCAACGGCAAGACCTTCTTCACGCTGCCGGACGTGTTCCCCAACGGCCTGGCCAACAAGTACACCTTCGGGCCGATCGGCGAGGTCTGGTACCGCAAGTCGGGCACCTACCGCGGCAAGGTCCAGAACCTGACGCAGTTCTATCACCCGCTCGACATGCTGGGTGAGTGGAACCGCGGCTACGGTTCCAACGGCTTCCTGCAGTACCAGTTCGTGGTGCCGCCGGAGTCGGTGGAGGAGTTCAAGCGGATCATCATCGACATCCAGAGCTCGGGCTTCTACTCGTTCCTGAATGTGTTCAAGCTGTTCGGACCGGGTAATCAGGCACCGTTGAGCTTCCCGATGGAGGGCTGGAACATCTGCGTCGACTTCCCGATCTCGCGCGGACTCAACGAGTTCGTCACCGATCTGGACCGGCGTGTGCTCGAATTCGGCGGACGGCTCTACACCGCGAAGGACTCGCGCACCACCGCCGAGACCTTCCACAAGATGTACCCGCGGATCGACGAGTGGATCAAGGTCCGCCGCAGCGTCGACCCGACCGGCGTTTTCATGTCCGATATGGCCAGGAGGCTGGAGCTCCAGTGA